From a single Micromonospora sp. WMMD1102 genomic region:
- a CDS encoding multidrug effflux MFS transporter, which yields MTTTAAPVEAPVPPPATPGDLMTGRERLRLVLVLGSLIAIGPLTIDMYLPALPAITADLATAEAAVQLTLTGTLAGLALGQLVIGPFSDAVGRRVPLLAGLVLHVVASALCVVAPNVGVLGVLRVLQGLGTAAAAVVAMAVVRDLFSGTAFARIFSRLMLVMGAAPVLAPTLGSAVLRWTDWRGVFVALGVFGIVLVTLAAVKLPETLPVHRRRSGGVRGTARVYRSLLRDRTFVGLVAVAGLSMAALFAYVSGSSFVFQEQYGLDEQQFGIVFGAGAVGLIGASQFNVRLLRRYAPQRILVSALAVGTLAGFTLLAFASTGLGGLPAVLVSLWVVLAAAGLAMPNAPALALSRHGEAAGTAAALLGAVQFGIGALLAPLVGVLGNGSVGMGLVIAAGMLAALAVLFLVVRPAQLTTATPDVAPATAH from the coding sequence ATGACCACCACCGCCGCGCCGGTCGAGGCGCCCGTGCCGCCGCCCGCCACGCCCGGCGACCTGATGACCGGGCGGGAACGGCTGCGGCTCGTCCTGGTGCTCGGTTCGCTGATCGCGATCGGGCCGCTGACCATCGACATGTACCTGCCGGCGCTGCCGGCGATCACCGCCGACCTCGCCACCGCCGAGGCCGCGGTCCAGCTGACCCTCACCGGTACCCTGGCCGGCCTGGCCCTCGGCCAGCTCGTGATCGGCCCGTTCTCCGACGCGGTCGGCCGGCGGGTCCCGCTGCTCGCCGGGCTGGTGCTGCACGTGGTCGCCTCCGCGCTCTGCGTCGTCGCCCCGAACGTCGGGGTGCTCGGCGTACTGCGGGTGTTGCAGGGGCTCGGCACCGCCGCCGCCGCGGTGGTGGCGATGGCCGTGGTCCGGGACCTGTTCAGCGGAACCGCGTTCGCCCGGATCTTCTCCCGGCTGATGCTGGTGATGGGCGCCGCACCGGTGCTGGCACCCACGCTGGGCAGCGCGGTGCTGCGCTGGACGGACTGGCGGGGCGTCTTCGTCGCGCTCGGCGTCTTCGGGATCGTGCTGGTCACCCTCGCCGCGGTCAAGCTCCCCGAGACACTGCCGGTGCACCGTCGGCGCAGTGGCGGCGTACGCGGCACCGCCCGAGTCTACCGCTCGCTGCTGCGGGACCGTACGTTCGTCGGCCTCGTCGCGGTCGCCGGGCTGTCGATGGCGGCACTGTTCGCGTACGTCTCCGGGTCGTCCTTCGTCTTCCAGGAGCAGTACGGCCTCGACGAGCAGCAGTTCGGGATCGTCTTCGGGGCTGGTGCGGTGGGGCTGATCGGCGCCTCCCAGTTCAACGTCCGGCTGCTGCGCCGGTACGCCCCGCAGCGGATCCTGGTCTCCGCGTTGGCCGTCGGCACGCTGGCCGGGTTCACGTTGCTCGCCTTCGCCTCGACCGGGCTCGGCGGGCTGCCCGCCGTACTCGTCTCGCTCTGGGTGGTGCTCGCCGCCGCGGGTTTGGCCATGCCGAACGCCCCGGCGCTGGCGTTGAGCCGGCACGGCGAGGCGGCCGGCACGGCGGCGGCGCTGCTCGGTGCGGTGCAGTTCGGCATCGGCGCGCTGCTGGCGCCCCTGGTCGGCGTACTCGGCAACGGCAGTGTCGGGATGGGCCTGGTGATCGCCGCCGGGATGCTCGCCGCGCTGGCCGTGCTCTTCCTGGTGGTCCGCCCCGCCCAGCTCACCACCGCCACCCCCGACGTCGCCCCCGCCACCGCGCACTGA
- a CDS encoding pentapeptide repeat-containing protein produces the protein MQAAPAGRRRELRADCARCFGLCCVVPAFAASSDFAIDKPAGRACPNLRSDHRCGIHRDLRQRGFAGCTVFDCFGAGQQVAQVTYRGRDWRTDPEVAAGMFEVFPVMRQLHELLWYLTEALALRPAEPLHAELAAARVATELLADGDPASLVVLDVATHRRAVNELLRRASEQIRARADRAGRGVDRRGAELIGADLRRSGLVGANLRGALLIGADLRGVDLTLADLTGADLRGADLRGADLRRSIFLTQAQLDAAKGDPRTALPRALRRPAHWPAPPTAARRPHPRRTK, from the coding sequence CTGCAGGCGGCGCCGGCTGGACGGCGGCGGGAGCTGCGGGCCGACTGCGCACGCTGCTTCGGGCTCTGCTGCGTGGTGCCGGCCTTCGCCGCCTCCTCGGACTTCGCCATCGACAAGCCCGCCGGCCGGGCCTGCCCCAACCTGCGCTCCGACCACCGCTGCGGCATCCACCGTGACCTGCGACAGCGCGGCTTCGCCGGATGTACGGTCTTCGACTGCTTCGGCGCCGGCCAGCAGGTCGCCCAGGTCACCTACCGGGGGCGTGACTGGCGGACCGACCCGGAGGTCGCGGCCGGGATGTTCGAGGTGTTCCCGGTCATGCGACAGCTCCACGAACTGCTCTGGTATCTGACCGAGGCGCTGGCGCTGCGTCCGGCCGAGCCGCTGCACGCCGAGCTGGCCGCCGCCCGCGTCGCGACCGAGCTGCTCGCCGACGGCGATCCGGCCTCGCTCGTCGTACTCGACGTGGCAACCCACCGGCGGGCCGTCAACGAGCTGCTGCGGCGGGCCAGCGAGCAGATCCGCGCCCGGGCCGACCGTGCCGGGCGGGGCGTCGATCGGCGGGGGGCCGAGTTGATCGGGGCCGACCTGCGCCGGAGCGGTCTGGTCGGGGCGAACCTGCGCGGGGCGCTTCTGATCGGGGCCGACCTGCGCGGCGTCGACCTGACCCTGGCCGACCTGACCGGTGCGGACCTGCGCGGAGCCGACCTGCGCGGCGCTGACCTGCGCCGGAGCATCTTCCTCACCCAGGCGCAGCTCGACGCGGCAAAGGGAGACCCGCGAACGGCCCTGCCGCGAGCGCTACGCCGCCCCGCACACTGGCCCGCTCCACCCACCGCCGCCCGCCGCCCCCACCCCCGCCGAACCAAGTGA
- a CDS encoding SRPBCC domain-containing protein, producing MDEVFRALADSSRRRLLDSLNVRNGQSLRELWAGLAMTRQSVSKHLAVLVAANLVSTLWRGREKLHYLNAEPINAIADRWIQQYDRGRVRALAELKSALEQEPMSEREFVYTSYINTTPERLWQALTDPAFTSRYWGVTFETDWQVGSEMVWVHNGVRVAGPEQVVLAAEPYRRLSYAWHDFGPEFAEAYEMDPAEVAKFAAEPRSRVTFEIEPRGAAVRLTVVHQGFAPGGALLESVSEGWAELLSSLKTLLETGEPLPQAEPEPAAPVAG from the coding sequence ATGGATGAGGTGTTCAGGGCGCTGGCCGACAGCAGTCGCCGCCGGCTGCTGGACAGCCTCAACGTCCGCAACGGGCAGAGCCTGCGGGAACTCTGGGCGGGGCTGGCGATGACCCGGCAGTCCGTCAGCAAGCACCTCGCGGTGCTGGTGGCGGCGAACCTCGTCAGCACGCTGTGGCGGGGCCGGGAGAAGCTGCACTACCTCAACGCCGAGCCGATCAACGCCATCGCGGACCGCTGGATCCAGCAGTACGACCGGGGGCGGGTGCGAGCGCTCGCCGAGCTCAAGAGCGCGTTGGAGCAGGAACCCATGAGCGAGCGCGAGTTCGTCTACACCAGCTACATCAACACCACTCCGGAACGCCTCTGGCAGGCGCTCACCGATCCCGCCTTCACCAGTCGCTACTGGGGGGTCACCTTCGAGACGGACTGGCAGGTCGGCTCGGAGATGGTCTGGGTGCACAACGGCGTACGGGTCGCCGGGCCGGAGCAGGTCGTGCTGGCGGCGGAGCCCTACCGGCGGCTGTCGTACGCCTGGCACGACTTCGGGCCGGAGTTCGCCGAGGCGTACGAGATGGATCCGGCCGAGGTGGCGAAGTTCGCCGCCGAGCCGCGCAGCAGGGTGACTTTCGAGATCGAGCCTCGGGGTGCGGCGGTGCGGCTGACCGTCGTACACCAGGGTTTCGCGCCCGGCGGCGCCCTGCTGGAGAGCGTGAGCGAGGGCTGGGCGGAACTGCTCTCCAGCCTCAAGACGCTGCTGGAGACCGGCGAGCCGCTGCCGCAGGCCGAACCGGAACCGGCCGCCCCGGTCGCCGGCTGA
- a CDS encoding DUF2188 domain-containing protein — protein MTARTQYHVVPEGNGWKVEHGSTVDGHYDTKESALGAGREAAKADPPSQLVVHKQDGQVETEYTYRDDPFPPAG, from the coding sequence ATGACCGCGCGGACGCAGTACCACGTCGTGCCCGAGGGCAACGGCTGGAAGGTGGAGCACGGCTCCACGGTGGACGGTCACTACGACACCAAGGAGAGCGCGCTCGGCGCCGGTCGCGAGGCGGCCAAGGCGGACCCGCCGAGCCAGCTCGTCGTGCACAAGCAGGACGGCCAGGTCGAGACCGAGTACACCTACCGCGACGACCCGTTCCCGCCCGCAGGCTGA
- the ptsP gene encoding phosphoenolpyruvate--protein phosphotransferase, producing the protein MPEPAAPAELRGIGVSPGLAGGPVLRVAGVPALPAPVPVTDPAAEADRAVAALREVVAELTRRADRSGEKTLVDVLRAQAMMAEDPVLLDAVREKVLAGSDGPHAIDAAFATHRAAFEAAGGYLAERVADLDDLRDRAVAVCLGRPMPGVPAPGHRYVLAAWDLAPADTVDLDPEQVVALVTESGGPTSHTAILARALGLPAVVACPGIRDLADGTTVLVDGASGVVRLDVDPAEVTAAEHADRERRAAVAAVSGPGRTADGHPVALLGNVGSVRDVAAADGAEGVGLFRTELLFLDRAREPSVDEQAEAYREVFAALDGRRVVIRTLDAGADKPLPFLGQADEPNPALGVRGLRLARQRPELLHRQLAAIARAAGQTGAEVWVMAPMVATRAEAAGFADAVHAAGLPKAGVMVEVPAAALRAAQLLEVVDFLSIGTNDLSQYAFAADRQSGLLAELLDPWQPALLRLVAEVGAAGRAAGKPVGVCGEAAADPLLAPVLVGLGMASLSMSGRSLGPVRAALAQRTYADCVRLARLALDADDPEQARKAVT; encoded by the coding sequence ATGCCTGAGCCCGCCGCCCCGGCGGAGCTGCGCGGCATCGGGGTCAGCCCGGGGCTGGCCGGTGGACCGGTGCTGCGGGTCGCCGGGGTGCCGGCGCTGCCCGCGCCTGTGCCGGTGACCGATCCGGCGGCCGAGGCGGACCGGGCGGTGGCGGCACTGCGTGAGGTGGTCGCCGAGTTGACCCGCCGAGCCGACCGCTCGGGGGAGAAGACCCTTGTCGACGTACTCCGGGCCCAGGCGATGATGGCCGAGGACCCGGTGCTGCTCGACGCCGTACGCGAGAAGGTGCTGGCCGGTTCCGACGGGCCGCACGCCATCGACGCGGCCTTCGCCACCCACCGGGCGGCGTTCGAGGCGGCCGGCGGATACCTCGCCGAGCGGGTCGCCGACCTGGACGACCTGCGCGACCGGGCGGTGGCGGTCTGCCTCGGCCGGCCGATGCCCGGAGTGCCCGCCCCGGGGCACCGGTACGTGCTCGCCGCCTGGGACCTGGCCCCGGCCGACACCGTCGACCTGGACCCGGAGCAGGTGGTCGCGCTGGTCACCGAGTCCGGCGGCCCGACCAGCCACACCGCGATCCTGGCCCGCGCGCTCGGGCTGCCCGCCGTGGTCGCCTGCCCCGGGATCCGCGACCTCGCCGACGGCACGACGGTACTCGTCGACGGCGCCAGCGGAGTGGTCCGGCTCGATGTCGACCCCGCCGAGGTGACCGCCGCCGAGCACGCCGACCGGGAACGGCGGGCGGCGGTGGCCGCGGTCTCCGGCCCGGGGCGGACCGCCGACGGGCACCCGGTGGCGCTGCTCGGCAACGTCGGCTCGGTCCGGGATGTGGCGGCGGCCGACGGTGCCGAGGGGGTCGGGCTGTTCCGCACCGAACTGCTCTTCCTGGACCGTGCCCGGGAGCCGTCGGTGGACGAGCAGGCCGAGGCGTACCGGGAGGTCTTCGCGGCGCTCGACGGGCGCCGGGTGGTGATCCGCACCCTGGACGCGGGCGCGGACAAGCCACTGCCGTTCCTCGGCCAGGCAGACGAGCCGAACCCGGCCCTCGGGGTACGCGGCCTGCGGCTGGCCCGGCAGCGTCCCGAGCTGCTGCACCGCCAGTTGGCGGCGATCGCCCGCGCGGCCGGGCAGACCGGGGCGGAGGTCTGGGTGATGGCGCCGATGGTCGCCACCCGGGCCGAGGCGGCCGGCTTCGCCGACGCGGTGCACGCCGCGGGGCTGCCGAAGGCCGGGGTGATGGTCGAGGTGCCGGCGGCGGCACTGCGCGCCGCCCAGTTGCTGGAGGTCGTCGACTTCCTCAGCATCGGCACCAACGACCTCAGCCAGTACGCCTTCGCCGCCGACCGGCAGTCCGGACTGCTGGCCGAGCTGCTGGACCCGTGGCAGCCGGCCCTGCTGCGGCTGGTCGCCGAGGTCGGCGCGGCCGGACGGGCCGCCGGCAAGCCGGTCGGGGTATGCGGCGAGGCGGCGGCCGATCCGCTGCTCGCCCCGGTCCTGGTCGGCCTCGGCATGGCCAGCCTCTCGATGTCCGGCCGGTCGCTGGGCCCGGTACGGGCGGCGCTGGCGCAGCGCACGTACGCCGACTGCGTACGGCTGGCCCGGCTCGCCCTGGACGCCGACGACCCCGAGCAGGCCCGCAAGGCGGTCACCTGA
- a CDS encoding HPr family phosphocarrier protein → MATRTVTVGSASGLHARPAALFVAAAGAAPVPVTIRTGERRPVPANSMLSVLALGAKQGTEVVLEADGEGAEAALHGLAELLARDLDAEEPADA, encoded by the coding sequence ATGGCTACCCGTACGGTGACTGTCGGTTCCGCCAGCGGTCTGCACGCCCGCCCGGCGGCGCTCTTCGTCGCGGCGGCCGGCGCGGCACCGGTGCCGGTGACCATCCGGACCGGTGAGCGGCGCCCGGTACCCGCGAACAGCATGCTCTCGGTGCTCGCCCTCGGAGCCAAGCAGGGTACCGAGGTGGTGCTGGAGGCCGACGGCGAGGGCGCCGAGGCGGCCCTGCACGGTCTCGCCGAGCTGCTGGCCCGGGACCTGGACGCCGAGGAGCCGGCCGATGCCTGA
- a CDS encoding zinc-dependent dehydrogenase, with protein sequence MKAVRFHAPGDVRIEDVPEPTPGPGDVKIRVRNCSTCGTDVKISKFGHHHIHPPRVMGHEIAGEVVQTGAGVTGWAAGDRVQVIAAIPCGTCAECRGGRLTVCPNQESMGYHYEGGFAQYLVVPAKVLAVDGLNRIPDGVGYAEASVAEPLACVLNGQELAGVGAGDDVVVVGSGPIGCLHVRLARARGAGRVFLVDLNRERLELAAGLVRPDAAICGAEVDPVDEVLKLTDGRGADVIITAAASGAAQEQAVQMAARQGRISFFGGLPKDDPVISLDSNLVHYRELTIVGANGSSPAQNAEALRLIATGAVPVADLITHRLPLEQAIDAFGVVARGEAIKVTIEP encoded by the coding sequence ATGAAGGCCGTTCGATTCCACGCCCCCGGCGACGTACGCATCGAGGACGTCCCCGAGCCCACCCCGGGCCCCGGCGACGTGAAGATCCGGGTACGCAACTGCTCGACCTGCGGCACCGACGTGAAGATCTCGAAGTTCGGGCACCACCACATCCACCCGCCCCGGGTGATGGGGCACGAGATCGCCGGCGAGGTGGTGCAGACCGGTGCCGGGGTGACCGGCTGGGCGGCCGGCGACCGGGTGCAGGTGATCGCGGCGATCCCGTGCGGCACCTGCGCCGAGTGCCGCGGCGGCCGGCTGACCGTCTGCCCGAACCAGGAGTCGATGGGCTACCACTACGAGGGCGGCTTCGCGCAGTACCTGGTGGTCCCGGCGAAGGTGCTGGCGGTCGACGGGCTGAACCGGATCCCGGACGGGGTCGGGTACGCCGAGGCGTCGGTGGCCGAGCCGCTGGCCTGCGTACTCAACGGGCAGGAGTTGGCCGGGGTCGGCGCCGGTGACGACGTAGTGGTGGTCGGCTCCGGGCCGATCGGCTGCCTGCACGTCCGGCTGGCCCGGGCCCGGGGCGCCGGTCGGGTCTTCCTGGTCGACCTGAACCGGGAACGGCTGGAGCTGGCGGCCGGACTGGTCCGGCCGGACGCGGCGATCTGCGGCGCCGAGGTGGACCCGGTCGACGAGGTGCTGAAGCTGACCGACGGGCGCGGCGCGGACGTGATCATCACGGCGGCGGCCTCCGGCGCGGCCCAGGAGCAGGCGGTGCAGATGGCCGCCCGGCAGGGCCGGATCAGCTTCTTCGGCGGCCTGCCAAAGGACGACCCGGTGATCTCGCTCGACTCGAACCTGGTGCACTACCGCGAGCTGACGATCGTCGGCGCCAACGGTTCCAGCCCGGCGCAGAACGCCGAGGCGCTGCGGCTGATCGCCACCGGCGCGGTCCCGGTGGCCGATCTGATCACCCACCGGCTTCCGCTGGAGCAGGCCATCGACGCCTTCGGCGTGGTCGCCCGGGGCGAGGCCATCAAGGTCACCATCGAACCCTGA